The window GGTGGCTGTGATAAAGCGCATGGTCAGGGACTTGAATTTTGACATTGAAATCGTGGTTTGTCCTATAGTCAGGGAAGCTGACGGTCTTGCGAAAAGTTCCAGAAATATTTATCTTACCAAAGAAGAGAGAGAAGCCGCACTTGTTTTGAACAGGTCACTAAAGGAAGCGGCAGACCTTGTTTCATCGGGCGAAAGGGATCCTCTTAAAATAAAAACGATGATTGAAGACAGGATAAGGAAAGAGCCTTTGTCTGAAATAGACTATGTAGAGCTTGTCGATGCAGATAGAATAGAGCATATGGAAAAATTGAAGGGCAATGTTCTAATTGCATTGGCTGTGCGGTTTGGAAAGGCAAGACTGATTGACAATATACGTTTGGAGGTTGAGTAATTTGTTATTGAATATGTTTAAGGGAAAAATCCACAAGGCTGTTGTTACCGAAGCCAATCTGCATTACGTGGGGAGTATAACCATAGATAGAGACTTGATGGACGGGGCAGGCATGCTTGAAGGTGAAAGGGTCCAGATTGTAAACAACTTCAACGGCGAACGCATCGAAACATATATAATTGAGGGCCAAAGGGGCAGTGGAGTAATCTGCCTAAATGGAGCGGCCGCAAGAAGAGTCCAGCCTGGCGACGAGGTAATAATAATTTCCTATTGCTGGATAGATGAAGAAGAAGCCAAGAAATTGGTTCCCAAAATAGTGTTTTTAGATAAAAATAACAAAATTGTCGAGACTGCTGGCAAGGAAATACATGGAGAATACAAATGATTTTAAATATTTAAAAGCAAGGAGGATTCTCGAGTCGTTAAATAGAAATCATAAACATAAACAACCGAGAATTCCTTCTTAAATAGACATATTATAGGATTATACACCTTTGGGGGTGCATTTTTTTTGTGCTGTGATATAATAAGTGAAATATTCATTTTTTGAAGTGGAATTTAATAGTTTTAATAACAATGGCTAGGTTACATTAAAACTAATAATAAACAGGAGGATAAGCCTATGAGAAGCGATGAAGTGAAAAAAGGCGCTGTGAGGGCGCCGCACCGTTCCCTTATGTACGCAATGGGATATACCAAAGAAGATCTGGAAAAACCTTTGATTGCCGTAGTGAATGCGCAAAATGAAATCATACCGGGACATTTTCATCTTGATGAAATAGCTTCCGCAGTGAAGATGGGAGTGTATTCCTCCGGA of the Peptostreptococcaceae bacterium genome contains:
- a CDS encoding aspartate 1-decarboxylase; its protein translation is MLLNMFKGKIHKAVVTEANLHYVGSITIDRDLMDGAGMLEGERVQIVNNFNGERIETYIIEGQRGSGVICLNGAAARRVQPGDEVIIISYCWIDEEEAKKLVPKIVFLDKNNKIVETAGKEIHGEYK